Proteins encoded in a region of the Syngnathus typhle isolate RoL2023-S1 ecotype Sweden linkage group LG20, RoL_Styp_1.0, whole genome shotgun sequence genome:
- the LOC133144251 gene encoding uncharacterized protein LOC133144251 yields the protein MACGIYLGILLLCLLGAEHVRCLWASQEAQGESYVGFVQDDNDGSLSHVGKPPQNQFRQVSRVQALAQSGSSGGVSTYDNQQFLGGYSSLKVVRRPPVATAGESIVLKKPGLSTDIASSGSLSRFKPHQSNVAVGQAEEWKIPNGHQSRGKFPNLQGYGMRKYSANMQTSANAAATKVLIGQKPARHQKKNLKHNHGQMMFQGKRQQLTGGLSEAGPNGQLYAHADVLKIPSQFGGYAIRRLKDPVVQKSSKPIPHHAHLETKWTRVKLRS from the exons ATGGCTTGTGGAATTTATTTGGG gaTCTTGCTCCTTTGCTTACTTGGAGCAGAACATGTTCGCTGTTTGTGGGCTTCTCAAGAAG ctcAAGGCGAGTCTTATGTTGGCTTTGTGCAAGATGATAACGACGGCAGTCTGAGTCACGTCGGCAAGCCTCCCCAGAATCAATTCAGACAAGTCTCCCGTGTTCAAGCCTTGGCCCAAAGTGGCAGTAGTGGTGGAGTCTCCACTTACGACAACCAACAGTTTCTCGGTGGCTACTCATCACTCAAGGTGGTTCGCCGGCCCCCCGTGGCCACGGCCGGCGAGAGCATTGTTCTTAAAAAGCCCGGCCTCTCAACAGACATTGCAAGTTCGGGCTCTCTGAGCAGGTTCAAACCGCACCAATCCAACGTTGCTGTGGGACAAGCTGAAGAATGGAAAATACCAAACGGTCACCAGTCTAGAGGAAAGTTTCCCAACTTGCAGGGTTACGGCATGCGCAAATACTCCGCCAACATGCAAACGTCTGCCAATGCCGCTGCCACCAAAGTCCTGATTGGTCAGAAACCTGCAAgacatcagaaaaaaaacttaaaGCACAACCATGGGCAGATGATGTTCCAGGGTAAACGACAGCAGCTGACCGGTGGGTTGTCGGAGGCGGGGCCTAACGGCCAACTCTACGCGCACGCAGATGTCCTGAAGATCCCCAGCCAATTCGGTGGCTACGCTATCAGGCGCCTGAAGGACCCAGTGGTCCAAAAGAGCTCAAAGCCTATTCCCCACCACGCTCACCTAGAGACCAAGTGGACCAGAGTGAAGCTCAGATCCTGA
- the tpbga gene encoding trophoblast glycoprotein a, whose amino-acid sequence MEVLGSTLEACGRPLKTAAGGDVIFLHFSFVFIRSFLPNMLDLSPSRLFCSTLLLLLLLLLGSVYAPAAPASSCPTGCECSEVAHTVKCVAKDLRSVPLGIPGYTRNLFITGNQIARIGTDSFKGLDNVTNLSLSNNRISEVDSHAFSGLPSLRSLDLSSNQLAVFHPEAFTVANQSLHQLNLSRALYNHSAVLDLATALRWNALSSLRILDLSHNGLIYLPPRIFSHLSGLRRLLLTNNSLVAVRNATLAGLESLRELDLTLNSLKNIPDEGLRELDSLPEAEILLGENPFTCACGIEPLARWLNRSQGRVRDPDHLVCAFPAALRNTSLLSVVAASGSLRCRQRGAGADLALQTSYVFLGLVLGLVGLVFLFVLYLNRRGIKRRVYDMRDACREVWEGYHYRFELESDPRLSQVSSSTDM is encoded by the exons GTCTTCATCCGTTCTTTCTTACCCAACATGCTGGACTTGAGCCCCAGTCGCCTCTTCTGCAGCaccctcctgctcctgctcctgctcctgctgggCTCCGTTTACGCACCGGCAGCTCCAGCGTCCTCCTGCCCGACGGGCTGCGAGTGCTCCGAGGTGGCGCACACGGTGAAGTGCGTGGCCAAAGACCTCCGGAGCGTCCCGCTCGGGATCCCTGGATACACCCGGAACCTTTTCATCACCGGCAACCAGATCGCGCGCATTGGCACAGACTCCTTCAAGGGCCTCGACAATGTCACTAACCTTTCACTAAGCAATAACAG GATTTCCGAGGTGGACTCTCACGCCTTCTCCGGCCTGCCGAGTCTTCGCTCGCTGGACCTGAGCTCCAACCAGCTGGCGGTGTTCCACCCAGAAGCCTTCACGGTTGCCAACCAATCGCTCCACCAGCTCAACCTGAGCCGTGCCCTCTACAACCACTCAGCTGTGCTGGACTTGGCCACGGCTTTGCGCTGGAACGCCCTAAGCTCTCTGCGCATCCTCGACCTGTCGCACAACGGCCTCATCTACCTCCCGCCACGTATTTTCTCCCACTTGAGCGGACTTCGCCGGCTGCTGCTCACCAACAACTCCCTAGTCGCCGTGCGCAACGCCACCCTGGCCGGTTTGGAGTCTCTCCGGGAGCTGGATCTGACACTCAACTCGCTGAAGAACATCCCCGACGAGGGCCTGCGCGAGCTGGACTCGCTCCCCGAGGCTGAGATCCTCCTGGGTGAGAACCCCTTCACGTGTGCGTGCGGCATCGAACCTTTGGCCCGCTGGCTCAACCGCTCTCAGGGACGCGTCCGCGACCCTGACCATCTGGTCTGCGCCTTCCCTGCCGCCCTGAGGAACACCTCTCTGCTCTCGGTGGTGGCTGCCTCCGGCAGCCTGAGGTGCCGCCAAAGGGGCGCCGGCGCCGACCTGGCCCTGCAGACCTCCTACGTGTTCCTGGGCCTAGTACTGGGTCTGGTGGGCCTGGTCTTCCTCTTTGTGCTCTACCTGAACCGCAGAGGCATCAAGAGGCGTGTGTACGACATGCGAGACGCCTGCAGAGAGGTATGGGAGGGCTACCACTACCGCTTCGAGCTCGAATCGGACCCCCGCCTCTCCCAGGTGTCCTCGAGCACTGACATGTAA